Proteins encoded within one genomic window of Panicum virgatum strain AP13 chromosome 1N, P.virgatum_v5, whole genome shotgun sequence:
- the LOC120655535 gene encoding pneumococcal serine-rich repeat protein-like — protein MGEKLAADAAADQDDGQAGAAAMPDGVQYCSEHPYRPGSAAAAAAVAGGGICAFCLQEKLGRLVSSSKSSPFFPLGGHPPPSGSPSSPPSFRRAPEPPPPLRPSAASRKFMAFHRKKTPSSSSSSSSSASAALSAGGGGLKRSKSVAPRPEEQFPYSSASSLAADSPRKKSFWSFLYLSSSSAYAHQAAAAPYAASGGAAAARRKSVSVASAAWASRANAGAPDQQRRGGAAASSTLGRALEAIGEPESPSQSQVSSSSSFGRKVARSRSVGCGSRSFSGDFLERLSNGFGDCTLRRVESHREPKPHKMRGGGALGHLGGAGADDDEDDDVYASQHRIKCAGFFGGLGPASSSYWLSAAEGAAGGARKSGGRSHRSWAWALASPMRALRPTTSATSTKTITVVPPSHVTSNGTTSASALSISSPTPPSSEAAPPPPPALAAPMATVTATAAN, from the coding sequence ATGGGGGAGAAGCtcgcggcggacgcggcggcggaccaGGATGACGGCCaagctggggcggcggcgatgccggACGGCGTCCAGTACTGCAGCGAGCACCCCTACCGccccggcagcgccgccgcggcggcggccgtcgccggcggagGGATATGCGCCTTCTGCCTGCAGGAGAAGCTGGGCCGCCTCGTGTCCTCCTCCAAGTCCAGCCCCTTCTTCCCGCTCGGCGGCCACCCGCCGCCCTCGGGgtccccgtcgtcgccgccctccttccgccgcgcgcccgagcccccgccgccgctccgcccgtcCGCCGCCTCGCGCAAGTTCATGGCTTTCCACCGGAAGAAGACgccgtcctcctcgtcgtcctcctcctcatcggcctccgcggcgctctccgcgggaggcggcgggctcAAGCGGAGCAAGTCCGTGGCGCCCCGGCCCGAGGAGCAGTTCCCCTACTCCTCGGCGTCGTCGCTGGCGGCCGATAGCCCGCGCAAGAAgagcttctggtccttcctctACCTCTCGTCCTCGTCCGCGTACGCgcaccaggccgccgccgcgccgtacgccgccagcgggggcgccgccgccgcgaggcgGAAGTCGGTGTCCGTCGCGTCCGCGGCGTGGGCGTCCAGGGCGAACGCGGGCGCGCCGGAccagcagcggcgcggcggggcggccgcgtCATCCACTCTGGGGCGGGCGCTGGAGGCCATCGGCGAGCCGGAGAGCCCCAGCCAGAGCCAGgtgtcgtcgtcctcgtccttcGGCCGGAAggtggcgcgctcgcgctccgtGGGCTGCGGCAGCCGCAGCTTCTCCGGCGACTTCCTGGAGCGCCTCTCCAACGGCTTCGGCGACTGCACGCTCCGGCGCGTCGAGTCCCACCGCGAGCCAAAGCCCCACAagatgcgcggcggcggagcgctcggccacctcggcggcgccggcgcggacgacgacgaggacgacgacgtgTACGCGAGCCAGCACCGGATCAAGTGCGCGGGGTTCTTCGGCGGCCTGGGCCCCGCGTCGTCCTCCTACTGGCTCTCCGCGGCcgagggcgcggccggcggcgcgaggaAGTCCGGCGGCCGGAGCCACCGGAGCTGGGCGTGGGCGCTGGCGAGCCCCATGAGGGCGCTGCGGCCGACGACGAGCGCCACCTCCACGAAGACCATCACCGTCGTGCCGCCCAGCCACGTGACCAGCAACGGCACCACCTCGGCGTCGGCATTGTCCATATCGTCCCCGACGCCCCCGTCCTCGGAggcggcaccaccaccaccaccagcactaGCAGCTCCAATGGCGACGGTGACGGCGACGGCCGCGAATTGA